In Mycobacterium tuberculosis H37Rv, a single window of DNA contains:
- the mce2A gene encoding Mce family protein Mce2A has product MPTLVTRKNRRAWLYVEGVVLLLVGALVLVLVYKQFRGEFTPKTELTMVAFRAGLVMEAGSKVTYNGVEIGRVGSISEIERDGRPAAKLVLDVNPRYISLIPVNVVADIEAATLFGNKYVALSAPKIPQQQRISSHDVIDVGSVTTEFNTLFETITSIAEKVDPIELNATLSAVAQALDGLGGKFGESIVNGNQILAQLNPRLPQLGYDVRRLADLGEVYVDASPDLWSFLQNALTTARTLTSQQRDLDAALLAATGAGNTGEDVFARGGPYLARAAADLVPTATLLDTYSPELFCMIRNFHDAAPKVADAVGGNGYSLAAAGTILGAPNPYVYPDNLPRVNAHGGPGGRPGCWQTITRELWPAPYLVMDTGASLAPYNHVELGQPMFTEYVWGRQYGENTINP; this is encoded by the coding sequence GTGCCAACGCTGGTGACGAGGAAGAACCGACGTGCGTGGCTGTATGTGGAGGGTGTTGTCCTGCTGTTGGTGGGCGCGTTGGTGCTCGTATTGGTGTACAAGCAGTTTCGTGGGGAATTCACGCCGAAGACCGAGCTGACTATGGTCGCCTTCCGGGCTGGGCTGGTTATGGAAGCTGGATCCAAAGTCACCTACAACGGGGTGGAGATCGGCCGGGTGGGCAGCATTTCGGAGATTGAGCGTGACGGCCGGCCGGCGGCGAAGCTGGTTTTGGACGTGAATCCTCGCTACATCAGCCTGATTCCGGTCAATGTGGTGGCCGATATCGAGGCGGCCACCCTGTTCGGCAACAAGTATGTTGCGCTGTCCGCGCCGAAAATTCCTCAACAGCAGCGGATTTCCTCACATGACGTGATTGATGTGGGGTCGGTGACCACCGAATTCAACACGTTGTTCGAGACGATCACCTCGATCGCCGAGAAGGTGGATCCGATCGAGCTGAACGCGACGCTGTCCGCGGTAGCACAGGCGCTGGATGGGCTGGGCGGCAAGTTCGGTGAGTCGATCGTTAATGGCAATCAGATTCTGGCGCAATTAAATCCGCGGCTGCCGCAGCTCGGCTATGATGTTCGGCGGTTGGCGGATCTCGGTGAGGTCTATGTCGATGCTTCGCCGGATCTGTGGTCCTTTCTGCAGAACGCACTGACCACTGCGCGCACATTGACCAGCCAACAGCGCGATCTGGATGCCGCGTTGTTGGCGGCTACGGGTGCGGGCAACACCGGTGAAGACGTTTTTGCTCGAGGCGGGCCGTATCTTGCGCGCGCAGCCGCCGATCTGGTGCCCACCGCTACGCTGCTGGACACCTACAGTCCCGAACTGTTCTGCATGATCCGCAACTTTCACGACGCTGCGCCCAAAGTCGCGGACGCGGTGGGCGGCAACGGCTATTCGCTAGCGGCCGCCGGAACGATTTTGGGAGCACCCAATCCCTATGTCTATCCGGACAATCTGCCGCGGGTGAATGCCCACGGTGGACCCGGGGGCCGACCGGGCTGCTGGCAGACGATCACCCGGGAGCTGTGGCCGGCACCCTATCTGGTGATGGACACCGGTGCCAGCCTCGCACCGTACAACCACGTCGAGCTCGGCCAACCGATGTTCACTGAATACGTATGGGGACGCCAATACGGAGAGAACACGATCAACCCATGA